From a region of the Candidatus Limnocylindrales bacterium genome:
- a CDS encoding STAS domain-containing protein, with product MLRITRDDRALHSTRLHLEGRLTRLEAEALEQACAECRTIERDLVLDLSGVRFADETGAALLRRLRSQNAVLANPTPFLSELLSEEDV from the coding sequence ATGCTGAGGATCACAAGAGACGACCGTGCTTTGCACTCGACGAGGCTGCACCTGGAAGGACGCCTGACCCGGCTCGAAGCCGAGGCTCTCGAGCAGGCCTGCGCCGAATGCCGGACGATCGAGCGCGATCTCGTCCTCGACCTGTCGGGAGTGCGCTTCGCCGACGAGACCGGCGCTGCGCTCCTTCGCCGGCTGCGCTCCCAGAACGCGGTGCTTGCCAATCCCACGCCGTTTCTCAGCGAGCTGCTTTCGGAGGAGGACGTATGA
- a CDS encoding sigma-70 family RNA polymerase sigma factor, whose translation MNAASTARARAARRGSPPSTDADVSVVPSDAAMVGAAIRDEASLVARLRDGDRDAYETLVRSCGGRMLATARRMLGDEEEARNVVQDAFLSAYRSIGRFAGDSQLATWLHRIVINAALMRLRARRRRPEISIEELLPTFDGDGLHRDRFELPDDRSVDAGRELDRAALRQRVRDCIELLPQSYRTILMLRDIEEISTEEVAEMLGLTRENVKTRLHRARQALKALLEREGALQD comes from the coding sequence ATGAACGCTGCATCGACTGCCCGCGCTCGAGCCGCACGACGCGGCTCGCCGCCATCGACCGATGCCGACGTCTCGGTGGTCCCGTCGGACGCCGCCATGGTCGGCGCGGCGATTCGTGATGAGGCCAGCCTCGTGGCCCGCTTGCGAGACGGTGACCGCGACGCCTACGAGACGCTGGTGCGAAGCTGCGGCGGCCGCATGCTCGCGACCGCCCGCCGCATGCTCGGCGATGAGGAGGAGGCGCGCAACGTCGTGCAGGACGCTTTCCTGTCGGCGTACCGCTCCATCGGCCGCTTCGCCGGCGACTCGCAGCTCGCCACCTGGCTGCACCGCATCGTCATCAACGCCGCGCTGATGCGGCTGCGCGCGCGTCGGCGGCGGCCGGAAATATCGATCGAGGAGCTGCTACCGACATTCGACGGCGACGGCCTGCACCGCGACCGCTTCGAGCTGCCCGATGACAGAAGCGTCGATGCGGGCCGGGAGCTCGACCGAGCAGCGTTGCGGCAGCGAGTGCGCGACTGCATCGAGCTGCTCCCGCAAAGCTACCGAACGATCCTGATGCTGCGGGACATCGAAGAGATCTCCACCGAAGAGGTCGCCGAGATGCTCGGCCTGACACGCGAGAATGTGAAGACGCGGCTGCACCGCGCGCGTCAGGCGCTCAAGGCGCTCCTGGAGCGCGAGGGAGCGCTCCAGGATTGA
- a CDS encoding glutathione S-transferase family protein, producing the protein MLTLVIGNYNLSSWSLRPWLVLETFGIPFATVRIELEGPHRKSPAVKAAILARSPSGHVPALEHDGLTIWDSLAICEHLAETFGDRHLWPRDKAARAIARSVSAEMHSSFSAMRNVLWMNFRATTPLAELTGDVAADVGRVQDIWRGCRRDYGGAGPFLFGEFSIADAMFAPVVSRFTTYAVRVDEVCRRYMDDVWALPAMQKWLGLARQEP; encoded by the coding sequence GTGCTGACGCTCGTCATCGGGAACTACAATCTTTCCTCATGGTCGCTGCGGCCGTGGCTGGTGCTGGAAACGTTCGGCATCCCCTTCGCGACCGTGCGCATCGAGTTGGAAGGGCCGCACCGGAAGTCACCGGCCGTCAAGGCCGCCATTCTTGCGCGGTCGCCGTCGGGTCATGTGCCCGCCCTCGAGCACGACGGTCTGACGATCTGGGACTCCCTGGCGATCTGCGAGCATCTCGCCGAAACCTTCGGCGACAGGCACCTGTGGCCACGCGACAAGGCTGCCCGGGCCATTGCCCGCTCGGTCAGCGCCGAAATGCACTCGAGCTTCTCCGCGATGCGCAACGTCCTGTGGATGAATTTTCGCGCAACGACGCCGCTGGCCGAGCTGACCGGGGACGTGGCCGCGGACGTGGGTCGCGTTCAGGACATCTGGCGCGGCTGCCGGCGCGACTACGGCGGCGCAGGCCCCTTCCTCTTCGGCGAGTTCTCGATCGCCGATGCGATGTTCGCGCCGGTGGTCTCCCGTTTCACGACCTACGCGGTGAGGGTCGACGAGGTGTGCCGTCGGTACATGGATGATGTGTGGGCGCTGCCGGCGATGCAGAAGTGGCTCGGGCTCGCGCGCCAGGAGCCGTAA